DNA from Pseudocitrobacter corydidari:
TAAGTCAACGTTGATGCAAAAAGCCACGCGCGGAACGCCATCTTCACTGTAATAAATGGTCGACGCGCTGCTGAGTACTTTGCCCGAGGTTGTGGTGGTTTTGTAATTGTTGAACACCCGGGAAGGCACACGCTGGGATGGCTCCAGTAGCCCCAGAAAACCCACATCATCATTTGGCCCGGAGAGTAAAGGATCGCCCGGTTTTCGCCCGCTGACATGGCCATTAACAATACTGATTACAGAGCACTCAGGCTGCGTCAAATCGTGTAGGACGGCTTCCGTATTTGCCGCAAGCGTTGTGCGCATGGCATCCATAGACGCCATCAAAACATTCAGGAGGTTAGACATGGTTCAATCGCCTGTACTTCAATTTCAACATCCAGCCCAAACGCGAGGCGGCTGGTCACTACCGAACGGGAAGGAAATCCGTTCGAAAATCGACTGCGCCAGGCCGTATTAAACTCAGCGAAATTATCCATGTCGCTGAGCCACACCTGTGCGCGGACAATGTCATTCAACGTCGCCCCGGCAAGTGCCAACGTCTGTTCGATAGAATCGAGAATACGCTGCGTTTGTTCGCTGACCGAACCCGGTAAAGGCTCACCGTTTTGCGTCATGGAGACCTGGCCTGAAAGGAAGAGGAAACCGTTGGCTTTCACCATATCCGAGAACGGAAACGGCTTGCTGGTGGGGAATCGTTGAAGCGTCATAATGCAATGCCCATAGCTGATGTATGGGCACATCATAGCATCGCGATTTAAAAATTAAACACTTTTATAAAAATAAACAAATGTTGAATTTATACATCCCCTCTCTGCCGAGCTAGAACGCGCTGGGGTTGCAGGCATGGGTTGGCTTCTGGCTAACCGGGTGAATAAAATGCAATTCGCTCGCATGGAGCATTAATCGGGACACCGTTTCCGTGCCCGGCAGAAGCTGCCCGCCGTAAAGATCGCAGCCTAAAATGGGATACCCCAAATACTGGCAATGAATACGTAACTGGTGGGTACGCCCGGTCTCGGGGATAAGTTCGACGCGGGTCACGGGTATCGCCGCGCCCTCTCCCGGCGTGTGATAAATACGTTCAAGCACCCGATATCGAGAACGCGCAGGCTTGCCCTCGCAGGCGTTGATTGACATCAGAGGAAACAGCGCGGGATCTTTAGCAATAGCAGCATCAATCACGCCTTCATCATCTTGCAGATGCCCGCAAAGCAGCGCCGTGTAAACCTTGCTCACCGAACGCTGGCTGAACTGCTGACACAGCGCCGCATTGATAGCTTTGTTACCCGCCACGAGCATTAATCCGGAAGTGCCGAAATCGAGACGATGGACCAGCGTACAACCCGGAAACTGCTGCACCAGACGGTAATGCACCGAATCTCTATTTTGCGGGTTTTTGCCTGAGAGACTGAGCAGACCGGAAGGTTTGTTGATCAGAAGCAGATGTTCATCCTGATAGAGAATCTCTACATCGTCATGGCATGGAGGAGCAATAAAAGTGTCGATAAGGGTAGACATGACGCGGCCTGGCATGGAAGTGGGTGGAGATGATAGCGGAATTTAAGATGAGGAGCGAATGCCTGTGGCGGTTTGGTTGGGATGATGTCCCCACGAGCGCTGAACCGATGAACGGTGGACGATGTTTTTAGACTCTGTAAAAATGATTCACACACAATTGCGCCATACTCAATAGCCATGTCTATGCCACACGGATTCTGCGCTGAGGATATCAAGATGCCCGATTTTCACCAACTCACCGCCACCAGTCTGCAGGGGCAGAACAACGCAATGGCCGACTACCTCGGTCAACTGGTCCTGGTAGTGAATACCGCCAGCCATTGTGGCTTCACACCACAATATGCAGGCCTTGAAACACTTTATAAGAAATATGCCGCCCAGGGTTTCGTTGTGCTGGGTTTCCCCTGTAACCAGTTCGGTAAACAGGAACCCGGCAATGCCGATGACATCGCGCAGGCCTGTCACATTAATTACGGCGTAAGCTTCCCGATGTTCGAAAAAGTGGACGTCAACGGTAGCGCCGCGCATCCGATATTCCGTTATCTGAAAACCGAATTACCCGGTGTGCTGGGCGGACGAATTAAGTGGAATTTTACGAAGTTCCTGATAGGGCGCGATGGCAAGCCAATCAAGCGTTTTGCGCCCTTCACTACCCCAGAGAAAATGGAGGATGCGATCGTTGCTGCGCTTAAGATCTGAGGTCGTCGGTAGCGTTTCATCCATCGGGTTAGAACTCGCTCTGTAAACCGGGGGCGTGTGAGGTTAAGCTGGCTGCTTGCTGATTGCGGATGGTGAGGAATTTTGGGGATGTCTGCTTTGTGCCAGAAGCGGACGTTGGCTTGTAGCGTCTCTTTTCTGTGATGCTCGCCAAGAGTAGCGGAGCTATAAAAAAACACTCTATCCGGTATAATCTCTTTCATGTTTTCTTTTCGGTATCTAACACCATGAGCATGTCAGCATTACAACCGCAGATAGTTAAAGCAATGAAACCAAAACATGGAAAGGATTGGATGTTAGTCCGTGGAGACACGGTTTTCGTCCGCTTTTTAGCTCAAAATGATGATGGTACTTCTTTTGAAGTGCAGACACCAACGAGGCCCGAAGAGAGAATTCGCACTGGGGGTGGTTTGACTGTCGGATACAAGCTGCCAGTAAACCAGAAGCTCCTTTTTTCGGTCGCTGAGACGTTAGCCCAAGAAAATCATCTTCAACCTGAGAAAAAAGTAGACCGCTTTCAGAATAATTGCATCTCCATGTTTTCCATTACTATAGATCAAGGCAAAACTATACAAGATGAAGTCAACGAGGAATGGGTCACTCGCTTCTTTGAACTCTACGATGCTCATGGAATTTCGACGAATATTATCGAACCTAGCATGGTCGATATTTATTCTGACCTATGTGTTGAGGATGGCGAAGACGTTTATCTGAGTGATGGTATGTACATGCGCCCAGACGGGACAACTTACGAACGTTGATAATGTAGGTGCGAAAGCATAAATCAATTCCCGGTTGATAGCTGGGATATCAATTAACCATATCCGATAATTAGTCCAAGTAGCCCGACATTTCAGGCGACTGCTCGTATTCATGACCACCCTATGAGTTAGTTCGCCGCCACGCTCTGGACTTATTTCTCTGCTTTCAGACGATTTACTATCTCCTTCTCTCTTCATAAATAGACAAAAGTCCGCTCCTCGCTCACAGCAGACCTTATGGCCTGTCCACCCGCGACTGAAAGGGAGACTTTCGGTCACCAGAAATGCCAGAAGCCGTGCCGTTTATTGATCTTACTCGCTAAGTATGAAACAGAGAGATAGCCGAAACACGTCAGCCCCCCTATCCATATTCAAAAGAATAAGGAGTCAGGGATGCTCATGTGATTTTTCGGATAAACTGTTGCTCCGTAATGGTATTCCCCCACTGGTCGCCTTCCCATTCTTTCGACAATTTAAATCCAAATGATTCATACAATCGTATTGCCCCTGTCAGTTTATTAAATATCCATAGCTGTACCGAAGAGAACCTTTGCTCAACACAAAATGCCATCGCCTCTGCAATGAGTGTTCTACCCAGTCCACTGCTACGACATCCATCGTCGAGGATGAACCAACGCAGATGCGCGTCATTGTTTCCCAGTTCCTCACCGTCAATGGCGACTGAGCCGACTATTCTGTCGTTCACCATTGCCAACCAAATCTGGTAATCTTTTACTCCCTTTCAGTGTCCCTTACTCATGACTGTTACCGGGTTCTGGCTTCATTTTAGGGGCGCACTCATGCACAGCGCGCTTCAGGTTTATCAAGGAAGATGAATAAAACCGCATTCATTTCACTGTAATTATGTGCCCGTAGTTTCTTCACTGTATCGACAAAACGGTAATCACCAGGTCTTTAACCTTCTTGTGGAATTTGTTATATAAATATTATCAATTATCATTGCGAGGTTTTATGTTAAAAAAATCATTACTCATGCTAGCGTTCTTGTGCATCGCCAAAACCAGTTTTGCTGCTGTACCGCCGGAAGCACAGCAAAACAAAGAAAATGTACTGAAGTTTTATCATTACGCGTTAAATGATAAAAATTTTGCTGCTGCAAAACCATTTCTTGGCGAGCAATACAAACAGCATAACCCGACTGCGAAAGATGGTATTGATGGTTTTAGGGAATTCATCGCATTCCTGAAAAAGAAATACCCTGACTCCCACAGTGAAATCAAACGTGTGCTGGTTGATGGAGATTATGTGGTTCTGCATGTCGCCGTTACCAGGCGTCAGCCGAACGTAACGCAAGCAATTATCGACATCTTCCGTCTCGATAAACAACATAAAATCGTTGAGCACTGGGATGTTATCCAGACCGTGCCGGAAACATCTGCTAACAGCAACGGTATGTTCTAACGATAAGTGTATTTATGTGTTTTATCTTTGAACTGATCTGACAGTGACAGGTTATTTATACAGGTCTCTGTCAGATTACATCTTGTTTAAGTTTTTCCCTATACTGCTCATGCGCACTTCTCTATAAACCATAATAAATGTCTCTGCGGTGTTGTTAACCCCGTGGTGACTCAAATGGGCACTTCAAACATACCGGGCTGTTTCAGACCATGTAACCTTCAACAAAACATGGAGAGAATATTTATTTTATTGCATCGTGATAGGCAATTAATAATTTTTTTGATCGTCTGCATTTTCTCTCATATACGATGATTTCGAACTCCCTGGAGCGTCCATGCAGACCCGCTACCCGGTATAGCTTCCAGTAAAAACTGTGTTCCAGATGCCACGGCAGATATACGCAGCAAATAATTATTACAAAAATAAAAATTATTAATATCATAACAAAACTGTCATCTTTATAGATATCATATTAATTCACTGGAGGCAGTGAGATATTCCTCATTGAGAACGATGTACATTGATTCGTGTGTAATCAGTTCCCGGAAGCCACATACATCACCATAAAAAAAGGCCAGAACATGAAGAAAGCGCACCACAACAGTAATCGCCCTGCAAGGCATTCACCACGAAAATAACCCAGTCGACGATGCAACTCTGAGCAGATAAAACCACAAGAGATAAACAAAATAATAAACATCAGACATTGTGGAGTCATGATAAGCGATAGCCTCTATTATGGGTGAACTGTAAAAATAATGGATACGTTCATACTTCGCGGCACGTCAGCAGGCGGCGGCAAGTGCAGACTTCCTTGGCTGACTGCACTTATTGCCGCAGCATCGAGCAACGAATAACCGGATGACTTGTGTAGCGACACAGCGTAAATCTCGCCGTTATCCCCGATCCTGAAAGACACTATGCTTCTCCCTTCTGCCTCGCGGGTATTTGGCGGGTACTGTTTATGGCTCTCGATACTTGTCAGCAAGCGCGACAAATAACTGCTCTTACTCACCGGTGCCCCACTTGACGAACCTGCCATTGGTGACGGACTACGGGCACCTTCAAGAGCGTTAACAGGATCCGATGCCTGTGTAGGTTTCCCCTGTGTCCGGTCAACCTGAGATTTCTGTTTCTTTTCCACCTTTTTCCGGCGGGCTTTGCGGGGTTTCGGTTTCTGCTTCGGTTTTATCACTTCTTTACGCGGCGAAGGTGGAATATATTCCTCTTTAATCAGTGCGTTATTATTAATAAGGCGCGGTGTAACCATTTCAGCAGAGTCTGTCTCGCTCACCTCTTCTGCAGGCACGTTGGCGAGAAACATCTGGATGGAAATAACCGTCTTTTCACCCTCGCTATGAGACTGCGTCATTGTAGGGAGATGACGAATCAGGAATAGCGAGAGCAACAGGCCGTGGATTACCGTCGAGACGACGAGCGCAATGAGGGTACGGTTGTATAAATTCTTCATAGGGAAAACGGCGTTGACAAGCAGCACCGTATACTCCTCTTAGAATTTCGTTCTGACGGTGAAACGCCAGGTGCGTCCAGGCTCTGGGATCCAGATAATAGCGCCAGGGGCAATCGCGTACTGATTCGTCAGGTTATCGATGCCAGCCTGTACAGTAACGTTTTGATTTACCTGGTAGTTAGCATAAATATCGACAAACTTGTTGGCATCAGCATTTTCCATGATCTGCTGCGCCGCGGTTCCTGCTAACCAGTTTTCAGGATTATTCTTGCTGCTGTTGTAACGGTAGCGCGCCCCCACATCCAGTGACTTATCATCAAAGAAACGATAGCCAGCTCTCAGTACCAGGTTGTCCTTCGGCTGTATGCGTGAGGTAATTCCCCCATAGGAGAATCCGGTGGTATTACAGGCAGGTTGACGAACACCAAGAAAAACAGAAAGTGATTCGGCGCATACTTCCTGCTTGTCATAATGAGTCCAGCTTCCAGATGTGTAGAATTTCCCCGAGTCATAGTCTGCCGACAACTCAATACCCTTGGTGGTGTATTTGTCATAGTTAACGAAGGCATACATGTCATTGGTTGGTATGGCCGCAGGTGCAATATAGTTCCGGTTTTTATTATAGAAACGCGAAACACGCAGGAGCATCCTATCACCGTCAGCCAGCACGCCATTGAAACGACTGGTTGCACCAATCTCAATATTCTGCGTATTTTCGGGCTTAACTTCCGACTGTCCTGTGGCGCTGGCGCTGTTCATCGTGCCCCC
Protein-coding regions in this window:
- a CDS encoding helix-turn-helix transcriptional regulator codes for the protein MSNLLNVLMASMDAMRTTLAANTEAVLHDLTQPECSVISIVNGHVSGRKPGDPLLSGPNDDVGFLGLLEPSQRVPSRVFNNYKTTTTSGKVLSSASTIYYSEDGVPRVAFCINVDLSVVNDLKRTLDSLLPPTSDRDEEDLNDKIPAQSFDDVIAKFRQTGSENKIQFRKRVVAELQKMGFFKVKGSVGHIAHTLGVSRYTIYNYLEKNDEKQ
- a CDS encoding RidA family protein is translated as MTLQRFPTSKPFPFSDMVKANGFLFLSGQVSMTQNGEPLPGSVSEQTQRILDSIEQTLALAGATLNDIVRAQVWLSDMDNFAEFNTAWRSRFSNGFPSRSVVTSRLAFGLDVEIEVQAIEPCLTS
- a CDS encoding RluA family pseudouridine synthase, which produces MSTLIDTFIAPPCHDDVEILYQDEHLLLINKPSGLLSLSGKNPQNRDSVHYRLVQQFPGCTLVHRLDFGTSGLMLVAGNKAINAALCQQFSQRSVSKVYTALLCGHLQDDEGVIDAAIAKDPALFPLMSINACEGKPARSRYRVLERIYHTPGEGAAIPVTRVELIPETGRTHQLRIHCQYLGYPILGCDLYGGQLLPGTETVSRLMLHASELHFIHPVSQKPTHACNPSAF
- a CDS encoding glutathione peroxidase; the protein is MPDFHQLTATSLQGQNNAMADYLGQLVLVVNTASHCGFTPQYAGLETLYKKYAAQGFVVLGFPCNQFGKQEPGNADDIAQACHINYGVSFPMFEKVDVNGSAAHPIFRYLKTELPGVLGGRIKWNFTKFLIGRDGKPIKRFAPFTTPEKMEDAIVAALKI
- a CDS encoding nuclear transport factor 2 family protein, whose amino-acid sequence is MLKKSLLMLAFLCIAKTSFAAVPPEAQQNKENVLKFYHYALNDKNFAAAKPFLGEQYKQHNPTAKDGIDGFREFIAFLKKKYPDSHSEIKRVLVDGDYVVLHVAVTRRQPNVTQAIIDIFRLDKQHKIVEHWDVIQTVPETSANSNGMF
- a CDS encoding energy transducer TonB, coding for MLLVNAVFPMKNLYNRTLIALVVSTVIHGLLLSLFLIRHLPTMTQSHSEGEKTVISIQMFLANVPAEEVSETDSAEMVTPRLINNNALIKEEYIPPSPRKEVIKPKQKPKPRKARRKKVEKKQKSQVDRTQGKPTQASDPVNALEGARSPSPMAGSSSGAPVSKSSYLSRLLTSIESHKQYPPNTREAEGRSIVSFRIGDNGEIYAVSLHKSSGYSLLDAAAISAVSQGSLHLPPPADVPRSMNVSIIFTVHP